The Sulfurospirillum halorespirans DSM 13726 genome has a window encoding:
- the pseB gene encoding UDP-N-acetylglucosamine 4,6-dehydratase (inverting), translating to MFNGKNILITGGTGSFGKKYTEILLKNYKPNKIIIFSRDELKQYEMAQQFSDPCMRFFIGDVRDAARLKNAMYGVHFVIHAAALKHVPIAEYNPMECIKTNINGAGNVIDAALECGVQKVIALSTDKAANPINLYGATKLASDKLFVSANNIKGARRTQFSVVRYGNVVGSRGSVVPFFKKLISEGVQELPITELDMTRFWITLEQGVSFVLKNFERMQGGEIFIPKIPSMKMVDLAKAMAPNLGIKVIGIRPGEKMHEVMVPKDDSHLTLEFHDHYVIQPSIVFTQHNDFTCNALGEKGDAVKYGFEYSSESNKEWLDAKGLMEMINA from the coding sequence GTGTTTAATGGTAAAAATATACTCATTACGGGTGGTACGGGCAGCTTTGGTAAAAAATATACCGAGATTCTTTTAAAAAATTACAAACCCAACAAGATCATCATCTTTTCACGCGATGAGCTTAAACAGTACGAAATGGCGCAACAATTTAGCGATCCTTGCATGCGTTTTTTTATCGGCGACGTGAGAGACGCTGCACGCCTTAAAAATGCCATGTATGGTGTGCATTTTGTGATTCATGCTGCCGCACTCAAGCATGTACCTATCGCTGAGTACAATCCCATGGAGTGTATCAAAACCAACATTAACGGGGCAGGAAATGTCATCGATGCTGCACTCGAATGTGGAGTGCAAAAAGTGATCGCTCTCTCCACTGATAAAGCCGCCAATCCCATCAACCTTTATGGGGCTACGAAACTTGCGAGTGACAAGCTGTTTGTCTCTGCCAATAATATCAAAGGTGCAAGACGTACGCAGTTTTCAGTTGTTCGCTACGGCAATGTCGTTGGAAGCCGTGGCTCTGTCGTACCGTTTTTCAAAAAACTGATTTCGGAGGGAGTACAAGAGTTGCCCATTACCGAACTTGATATGACACGCTTTTGGATTACACTCGAACAAGGGGTCTCTTTTGTTTTAAAAAACTTTGAGCGGATGCAAGGTGGCGAGATCTTTATCCCAAAAATTCCTTCTATGAAAATGGTTGACCTAGCCAAGGCAATGGCACCAAACCTTGGCATCAAAGTCATAGGTATCCGCCCAGGGGAAAAGATGCACGAAGTGATGGTTCCTAAAGATGATAGCCATTTAACCCTTGAATTTCACGACCATTATGTCATTCAACCTAGCATCGTTTTTACCCAACACAATGACTTTACATGTAATGCCCTTGGCGAAAAGGGAGATGCCGTCAAATACGGATTTGAATACAGTTCAGAGAGTAATAAAGAGTGGCTTGACG